A single genomic interval of Campylobacter anatolicus harbors:
- a CDS encoding class II aldolase and adducin N-terminal domain-containing protein yields MDLKHSINELKKISLSMFRKNFFGVFHGSISARNGRNQFIINRQNAIFDDLRDDDLVLLFSKKDYRWNDASLDADIHLNIYKNINEAKFICYAIPPYTTAYAMKHQSITPKDYFGYTRFGEISVYDPKQFEDWYERAETEIYRYMIEKNTNIIIIKGYGIYAFARTSQQLAKEIAILENSCKLLHLVNDHN; encoded by the coding sequence ATGGATCTTAAGCACTCTATAAATGAACTTAAAAAAATATCTCTTTCAATGTTTCGTAAAAATTTCTTTGGAGTATTTCATGGCTCTATTTCTGCACGCAATGGGCGTAATCAATTCATAATAAATAGACAAAATGCCATATTTGATGATCTTAGAGATGATGATTTAGTGCTACTTTTTTCAAAAAAGGACTACCGCTGGAATGACGCTAGCCTTGATGCTGATATACATCTAAATATCTATAAAAATATAAATGAAGCAAAATTTATATGCTATGCGATACCGCCATATACGACTGCATATGCGATGAAACATCAAAGTATAACTCCAAAAGATTATTTCGGATATACAAGATTTGGAGAAATTTCAGTCTATGATCCAAAGCAATTTGAAGACTGGTATGAACGAGCAGAGACTGAAATATATCGATATATGATAGAGAAAAATACAAATATAATCATTATTAAAGGCTATGGAATTTATGCATTTGCTCGCACATCTCAACAATTAGCCAAAGAGATAGCGATACTTGAAAATAGTTGCAAGTTATTGCATTTAGTAAATGATCACAACTAA
- a CDS encoding peptidylprolyl isomerase produces the protein MITWMQKNKKYLVVTIWISVIAFVGAGFVGWGAYDLNKNRATSVASVGHRNISVNELQQKYNQLYDYYSSIFDGKLTQEKAEELGLETLALQTVINENLLLNFADDIGLSVNDEDVLKYIIVDPNFQTDGVFNKNLYYDVLRRARINPNDYEKNLKRSILLNKLTFALNLPTTSIDKDAIIASFFMQDRLAIQVINADESEVTYNDDELKKLWENNKNNYMTKRTYGLETLFIPSKNEDVNDSILTNYYNENKEKYKDTDDKILIFDNIKERVRNDYNIEQSKTNALEKYIAVKKGELATESEMTYTQGETQLQTDELDSAKIGETLKPFIYNDGYLIVRVKSITPPQPMTFDQAKEQVKEIYKESKLKEILSEKAKVELNNFKGKDIGFISRNTNTNLEGLQNHEVQAFINQIFDSPNKQGYITLGNKAVIYKILEQKLLTNNVSDEYKSMLEQNILSLKNNELIKDLTNELQKRYEIKEYVKR, from the coding sequence ATGATAACTTGGATGCAAAAAAACAAAAAATACCTAGTTGTAACGATCTGGATAAGCGTTATAGCTTTTGTTGGAGCTGGTTTTGTTGGCTGGGGTGCATACGATCTAAACAAAAACAGAGCTACTTCAGTGGCATCTGTTGGACATAGAAATATTAGTGTAAACGAGCTTCAACAAAAGTATAACCAGCTATATGATTATTATAGCAGTATTTTCGATGGCAAACTAACGCAGGAAAAAGCTGAAGAGTTAGGATTGGAAACACTTGCACTCCAAACAGTTATAAATGAAAATTTACTACTAAATTTTGCAGATGATATAGGACTGAGCGTTAATGACGAAGATGTATTAAAATATATAATAGTCGATCCAAATTTCCAAACAGATGGCGTTTTTAATAAAAATTTATACTACGATGTGCTTCGCCGTGCCAGGATAAATCCAAATGATTATGAGAAAAATTTAAAACGCAGTATACTTTTAAATAAACTAACTTTTGCACTAAATCTTCCAACTACAAGTATAGACAAAGATGCGATAATTGCTAGTTTTTTTATGCAAGACAGGTTAGCTATACAGGTCATAAATGCTGATGAAAGTGAAGTTACATATAATGATGATGAGTTAAAAAAGCTTTGGGAAAATAATAAAAATAATTATATGACAAAGCGAACATATGGACTTGAAACACTATTTATCCCTTCAAAAAATGAAGATGTAAATGATAGTATTTTAACTAATTACTATAATGAAAATAAGGAGAAATATAAAGACACGGATGATAAGATACTTATATTTGACAATATTAAAGAGCGGGTTAGAAATGACTACAATATCGAACAAAGCAAAACCAACGCACTAGAAAAATATATCGCTGTTAAAAAAGGCGAGTTAGCAACCGAAAGTGAGATGACATACACACAAGGAGAAACTCAACTACAAACAGATGAGCTAGATAGTGCAAAGATCGGTGAGACGCTAAAGCCTTTTATATATAATGATGGCTATCTGATAGTTAGAGTAAAAAGTATAACGCCACCACAACCTATGACTTTTGACCAAGCAAAAGAACAAGTAAAAGAAATTTATAAAGAGAGCAAACTAAAAGAGATATTAAGCGAAAAAGCGAAAGTGGAGCTAAATAATTTTAAAGGTAAAGATATAGGCTTTATAAGTCGTAACACTAACACAAATTTAGAAGGACTTCAAAATCATGAAGTTCAAGCCTTTATTAATCAAATATTTGACTCCCCTAACAAACAAGGTTATATAACATTAGGCAACAAAGCCGTTATCTACAAGATATTGGAACAAAAATTGCTTACTAACAACGTTAGTGATGAGTATAAAAGTATGTTAGAACAAAATATACTGTCGTTGAAAAATAACGAACTCATAAAAGATCTAACCAACGAATTACAAAAGCGTTATGAGATCAAAGAATATGTCAAAAGGTAA
- the ftsA gene encoding cell division protein FtsA, whose product MSTKILGIDVGSFQICAIIAQQDENDSLKVIGIGTEKTQGIKKGVITNIELASKSIKNALLEAQRVAGTRYDKVVVSISGAYTKSVDSSGVVNIPNHEIGIREIERAMQMADHTANIPSDYEKLHVLPYNFKVDGQEHIEDPIGMNGTRLEVQTHIVTVQKSSLSNLRKAISSAGIQIDNIVLSGYASAIATLTKDEKELGAVLIDMGGATCNMVIHSGNSIRYNEFLGVGSSNITNDLSMALHTPLPKAEEIKTNYGSIINKTADMIEIPILGDENKTHEVSLDVISNVIYARAEETFMILAQFLENSVYKDLIGAGIVLTGGMTKLEGIRDLASAIFDKMPVRIAKPKEMDGLYEIMREPANSCAIGLCMYGAGNFTSYEIDSEKRMRYSGEITVKPKLNFSNIFEEDRQKDSIKKPDLNHFEDEGIEFISDFTNETNNKEELANIADISKQEKQPSTISKFWQRITQLF is encoded by the coding sequence TTGAGTACTAAAATTTTAGGTATAGATGTCGGATCTTTTCAAATTTGTGCCATTATAGCACAACAAGATGAAAACGATAGTCTAAAAGTTATAGGTATAGGCACAGAAAAGACACAAGGTATAAAAAAAGGTGTCATAACAAACATAGAACTTGCATCAAAATCTATCAAAAATGCACTATTAGAAGCCCAAAGAGTTGCAGGAACACGCTATGATAAAGTGGTAGTATCAATCTCTGGAGCATATACAAAGAGTGTTGATAGTAGTGGCGTTGTAAATATACCAAACCACGAGATCGGAATACGCGAGATAGAACGTGCCATGCAAATGGCTGATCACACGGCAAACATACCTAGTGACTATGAAAAACTTCACGTTTTACCATATAATTTTAAAGTAGATGGACAAGAGCACATTGAAGATCCTATAGGCATGAATGGTACACGCCTTGAAGTACAAACACACATAGTAACAGTACAAAAATCATCCCTAAGCAATCTTAGAAAAGCCATAAGCTCGGCTGGAATTCAGATAGATAATATTGTCCTTTCAGGATATGCCTCAGCCATAGCTACACTAACAAAAGATGAAAAAGAGTTGGGTGCTGTACTTATAGATATGGGTGGTGCTACGTGCAATATGGTTATACACTCCGGAAATTCGATAAGATACAACGAATTTTTAGGTGTTGGCTCATCAAATATTACAAACGATCTATCAATGGCACTTCATACGCCACTACCAAAAGCCGAAGAGATAAAAACAAACTATGGCTCAATCATAAACAAAACTGCCGACATGATCGAAATACCAATACTTGGCGACGAGAACAAAACGCACGAAGTATCACTTGATGTTATCTCAAATGTCATATATGCACGTGCCGAAGAGACCTTTATGATACTAGCTCAATTTTTAGAAAATAGTGTATATAAAGACCTTATAGGTGCAGGTATCGTCTTGACTGGTGGCATGACAAAACTAGAAGGCATACGAGATTTGGCTTCTGCTATATTTGATAAGATGCCAGTTAGAATAGCAAAGCCAAAAGAGATGGATGGGCTTTATGAGATAATGAGGGAACCTGCAAATTCTTGTGCTATAGGACTTTGTATGTATGGAGCTGGAAATTTTACATCGTACGAGATCGATTCTGAGAAGAGAATGCGGTATAGTGGTGAAATAACAGTAAAACCAAAATTAAATTTTAGTAATATTTTTGAAGAAGATAGACAAAAAGATAGTATAAAAAAACCAGATCTAAATCATTTTGAAGATGAAGGGATAGAATTTATTAGTGATTTTACAAATGAAACAAACAACAAAGAAGAGCTTGCAAATATTGCAGATATAAGCAAACAAGAAAAGCAGCCAAGCACTATATCAAAATTTTGGCAACGAATTACACAATTATTTTAA
- the ftsZ gene encoding cell division protein FtsZ: MGSFTVEENKSIYGAKIKVVGVGGGGGNMINHMIRENSALNIDLIVANTDAQALENSPAHTKIQLGEKKTKGLGAGMRPEVGKEAAQESFDEIKSALETSDIVFIASGLGGGTGTGAAPIVAQAAKDVGALTVAVVTIPFMFEGRKRRKLAEMGLDELRKESDSIVVIPNDKLLTLIDKKAGLKESFEMVDNVLARAVSGMSTIVLDSGKSDINLDFADVKTIMGHRGLALMGVGEASGEDAAQEAIKNAIQSPLLDNMTINGALGVLVHFRIHPSSPLTDISEAMELVYEAADEDADVIFGTTSDENMENNRVEVTLIATGFKGAKEEAKENKESSNDINESLKKERILRLQKVSGGYNSEEYMTQLDVPSYMRYQMD, encoded by the coding sequence ATGGGTAGCTTTACAGTAGAGGAGAATAAAAGTATCTACGGTGCAAAGATCAAGGTCGTCGGTGTAGGTGGTGGTGGTGGAAATATGATAAATCATATGATAAGAGAAAATTCAGCATTAAACATTGATCTAATCGTCGCTAATACTGATGCTCAAGCACTCGAGAATTCTCCGGCACATACAAAAATTCAACTTGGCGAGAAAAAGACAAAAGGTCTTGGTGCAGGTATGAGACCAGAAGTAGGCAAAGAGGCGGCACAAGAGAGCTTTGATGAGATAAAGAGTGCATTAGAGACTTCTGACATAGTTTTCATCGCCTCAGGTCTTGGTGGCGGTACAGGTACAGGTGCTGCACCTATCGTAGCTCAAGCGGCAAAAGATGTGGGTGCTCTAACTGTTGCCGTAGTAACAATACCTTTTATGTTTGAAGGTAGAAAACGCCGTAAACTAGCTGAAATGGGCCTAGACGAGCTACGTAAAGAGAGTGATTCGATAGTTGTTATACCAAACGATAAACTACTAACGCTCATCGATAAAAAAGCTGGTCTAAAAGAGAGCTTTGAGATGGTTGATAATGTGTTGGCTCGTGCTGTTAGCGGTATGAGTACAATTGTACTTGACTCTGGTAAAAGCGATATAAACCTTGACTTCGCCGATGTCAAGACTATAATGGGGCATCGTGGTTTAGCACTAATGGGAGTCGGTGAAGCAAGTGGCGAAGATGCTGCACAAGAAGCGATTAAAAATGCTATACAGTCGCCACTGCTTGATAATATGACCATAAACGGTGCACTTGGCGTCTTGGTGCATTTTAGAATTCACCCATCATCTCCGCTAACAGATATAAGCGAAGCTATGGAGCTTGTATATGAAGCTGCTGACGAAGATGCAGATGTTATATTTGGTACAACAAGCGATGAAAATATGGAAAACAATAGGGTTGAAGTAACACTTATAGCAACTGGATTTAAGGGTGCTAAAGAAGAAGCCAAAGAGAACAAAGAGAGTTCAAACGATATAAATGAGTCTCTCAAAAAAGAGAGGATTCTCCGTCTTCAAAAGGTAAGCGGTGGATACAATAGCGAAGAGTATATGACTCAACTTGATGTACCATCATATATGCGTTATCAAATGGACTAA
- a CDS encoding metal-sulfur cluster assembly factor, producing MRDKIYDELRLIVDPEVGFDIVSLGLIYDVVVSNEKAVVTMTLSTRSCPLHELILSWVNDAVLRVDGITECDIDLVWEPEWNINMANDEVKAALGVR from the coding sequence ATGAGAGATAAAATTTATGATGAGCTAAGATTAATAGTTGATCCCGAAGTCGGCTTTGATATCGTGTCGTTGGGGTTAATATACGACGTAGTAGTTAGTAATGAAAAGGCAGTGGTAACAATGACACTTTCAACTCGTTCGTGTCCATTGCACGAGCTGATTTTAAGCTGGGTAAATGACGCTGTGCTTAGAGTGGATGGTATCACTGAGTGCGATATAGATCTAGTTTGGGAGCCTGAGTGGAATATAAATATGGCTAATGATGAGGTAAAAGCTGCACTTGGGGTAAGATAA